The sequence below is a genomic window from Bradyrhizobium septentrionale.
CGCGTGCCGCGTCTGGTGCAGCCGCAGGATGCGATGACGCTGCTGCTCAAGGGCGAGGCGGTCAAGGTCGATCGGGCCAAGGCGCTCAATCTGATTCACGCCGTCGTGCCGGCGACCGACCTGATCAAGGCCGCCAAGGACTGGATCAAGAGCGGTGGCAAGGCGGTCGCGCCGTGGGACGAGAAGGGCTTCAAGCTGCCCGGCGGTCTGGTGTTCTCCAAGGCCGGCATGCAGATGTTCCCGGCCGGCAACGCGATCTATCGCCGCGAGACCTACGACAATTATCCGGCCGCGCGCGCCATCATGAGCTGCGTCTATGAAGGCCTGCAGCTGCCGATCGACGCCGCGCTGCGCGTCGAGTCGCGCTACTTCACCCAGGTGCTGCGCTCGAAGGAGGCGGCGGCGATGATCCGCTCGCTGTTCCTGTCGATGCAGGAATTGAACAAGGGCGCGCGCCGCCCAGCCAATGTGCCGCCGACCAAGGTGAAGAAGCTCGCCGTGATCGGCGCCGGCTTCATGGGCGCCAGCGTCGGCTATGTCTCGGCGCAGGCCGGCATCGACGTCGTGCTTGTCGATCGCGACCAGGACAGCGCCGACAAGGGCAAGGGCCACGCCAAGACCGTGGTCGACGGGCAGATTGCCAAGGGGCGGATGAAGCAGGAGGCCGGCGACGCCATCCTGGCGCGCATCTCGGCAACATCTGATTACAACGCGGTCTCGGACTGCGACCTGGTCATCGAGGCCGTGTTCGAGGACCGCAAGGTCAAGGCCGATACCTATGCCAAGGCGCAGCCGCTGCTGAAGTCGGACGCGATCTTCGCTTCCAACACCTCGACCCTGCCGATCAATTCGCTGGCCGAGGAGTTCAAGGACCAGGGCAAGTTCATCGGCATCCACTTCTTCTCGCCGGTCGAGAAGATGATGCTGGTCGAGATCATCCTGGGTAAGAACACCGGCGACGTCGCGCTGGCGACCGCGCTCGACTACGTGCGTGCGATCGGCAAGACGCCGATTGTTGTGAACGATTCCCGCGGCTTCTTCGCCAACCGCTGCGTGATGCGCTACATCTCCGAAGGCAACGAGATGCTGCTCGAAGGCGTGCCGCCGGCGATGATCGAGAACACCGCCAAGATGGCCGGCATGCCGGTCGGGCCGCTGTCGCTGCAGGACGAGGTCGCGCTCGATCTCGGGCTGAAGATCACCAAGGCGACCGAGGCCGATCTCGGCCCCAACGCGATCGACCAGGCGCAGAAGAAGCTGATGGTCGAGATGGTCGAGAAGCAGGGCCGCTTCGGCCGCAAGAACGGCAAAGGCTTCTACGACTATCCCGAGAAGGGCAAGGGCCAGAAGAGCCTGTGGCCGGGGCTCGCCAGCCTGCAGCCGAAGCAGCTCGATCCCGATACCCTCAGCGTCGAGGAATTGAAGCAGCGCTTCCTGGTGGTGCAGGCGGTGGAAGCCGCGCGCACCGTCGAGGATCACGTCATCACCGACGTGCGCGAGGCCGATGTCGGCTCGATCCTTGGCTTCGGCTTCGCGCCGTTCACCGGTGGTGCGCTGTCCTATATCGACTTCATGGGCACCAAGAACTTCGTCGCGCTCTGCCACGCCTTCGAGAAGAAGTACGGCTCGCGCTTCACGCCGCCGAAACTGCTCGAGGAGATGGCGGCCAAGGGCGAAACCTTCTACGGCCGTTTCCCGCCGAAGAAGCAGGCGGCGTAAACCTTCGTCGCGTTCCAAATCGCTACAGGATCAGGCCGGGTCATCGATCCGACTTGATCCTGTTGCGTGACGGTCACGCCGGTCAAACTCCCGCCACGCCTGCTCCGCACTGCCACCACGCTGCTGGCATCACTCTTGCTGGGCGATCGCATGTCGATCGCCGGGTTGATCGAAGACGATCACCGAGGACGATCGCCAAAGGCGATCGTCGGGACGACGATCGGCATCAAGGGTGGGCGTGCCATGAGTTCTACGTTCAAGGAAGGTGCCGCCGAGACCGCGGATAGACACGCGTTGCTGCCGCGACCGCGCCGGATTTCCCTTCGCCTGCGTGGCAAAGGCCCGCTGTGGACCGGCCTGGTGCTACTTTTTCTGGCGGCGGATCTGATGCTCGCGGTGGCCGCCTGGCACGCCGTCGATTTCTTCCACAACTGAGCCGTCAGCCTCCGCCGACAGCAAGGCGCCGACGAGATAGGCGAGTTGGCTGAACGCGAGGCAGGCGACGACGATTGGAGCGCCGGTGGCAAATGCAAAGCCGTCGGATTGGAGCACGATCGCCGTGAACACCGCGATCAGCGGTGACACCAGCATCAATGTCCAAACCCGAAAGTACAAACTGGTTGCCAGCCCAACGAGGGTGCTGATCAATAAAAGCGTAGAGGCGATCGTCACATTTTCAGACCGGTTGGAGCGGAGGGCGCGCCGGGGGTCATAGTGGGTCAGTTGAATGGCTCGAACAAGGACAGCAACGCCCTCAGCCGGAAATACAACGACTTAGTCTTAACCGGTAAAATGCGGATTAAATTTGACTCGTTCCAGCCCGTTTCGAAGGTTTGCACCGCTCATTTTTCCCCGAAAGCGCGGTGCACGCGCCCGGCAGCAGATGCGTAGTTGCCAGCTTTCCAGTTCCGGCGGTGGAACCGCAATGCGAACAAGGAAATAGGTCGAGGCCGTCTTGTCGCGCGACGCTCTGGTCGGGCACGAAAGGGCCGGATCGTGATCCGGCCCTTTCACGTCTGATGAAACTGGCTTGAGAGCTCAGGCTGCCTTGAGCAGGCCTTCCTTCTTCAGCGCTTCCTGCACCTTCGGGCGCGCCGCGACGCGGGCCTTGTAGGCCGTCACATTGGGTAGGCCGGAGAAGTCGAAGCCGAGCCGGTCGTTCGCCCACATCATCATCGTGAAGAGGTAGCCGTCGGCGACCGTGAACTGGTTGCCCATCAGGTATTCGCGTCCGGCGAGCTGGCTCTCGACATATTTGAACTTGCCCATGGCGCGGTCCTTGAAGAAGGCCTTGGCGTCGTCGGCGAGCGCCGGCGCGAACATCGGGCCGAGATTCTTGTGCAGCTCGGTCGTGATGTAGTTCAGCCATTCGAGCAGCTTGTAGCGCTCGTTGGAGTCGCGGGCGGGCGCCAGCTTCCGGTCGGCGACCCTGTCGGCGATCATCTGGATGATGATCGGCCCCTCGGTGACCATCTCGCCGGTCTCCAGCGCCAGCGCGGGCACCTGGCCCTTGGGGTTCACCTGCAGGAAATCGTCGCCGTTTTCGAGCTTTTTGGCGCGCAGATCGACTTTGATCAGGTCGTAGGGCAGGCCGGCCTCGAGCAGGGCGATGTGGGGGGAGAGGGAGCAGGCGCCGGGGGAGTAGTAAAGCTTCATGGGGGTATTCCTTCCCTTGTTCTTGGCGTCCGGAGAGGGATTGCCTACATGCACCTGCATGAAATAGTCAAGATTGATGCAGATGCATTCAGTGCGGTAGACTGGGTTCCGGGACCTTATGAGCTAGACCATGAAACGCAAGCTATCGAGCGAGGCGACCTCCGCCTGGATCCGCCTGATGCGAGTGCCGAGTCGGGTGCTGGACTGCGTCGAGCAGGATCTGAAGAAGGCCGGCTTTCCGCCGCTCGCCTGGTATGACGCCTTGCTCGAGCTGTCCCGCGCGCCGTCCGGCGAGCTGCGTCCGGTCGAGCTTGAGCGGCAGATGCTGATTCCGCAATATTCGACGTCGCGGCTGATCGACAAGCTGGTCGACGAGGGGCTTGCGGCGCGGCGCGAATGCAAGATCGACAAGCGCGGCCAGTTCGTCGAGATCACCGAGGCTGGACGCGAGCTGCAGAAGAAGATGTGGAGCGCCTATTCGGCCGCGATCGACAAGCATGTCGGCTCGAAATTATCCGATGCCGATGCGGCCCGGCTATGCGGTCTGCTCGACCGGCTCGGCTGCTTCTGCGGCGACGCCAATGAGACCAAGAACGATAGCAAGGCTGTGCCTGCCCGAGACGGCGCGCCTGCCCGATGATAGTCCTGATCCCATCATCCGCAGCCGTTGTGGCTCGCGGATGTCCCTGCCACCGCGCGCGTTCGATCGAAGCGCCCTTGAGTTGGATTTCGTATGGCGCGTGACCAGATCGACATGACGCCGCTGCAGTCGCGCGACGAACTCGTGGCGTGGCTTGAAGCCGGCGTGAAACCCGAATCCGAATTCCGGATCGGCACCGAGCATGAGAAGACCCCGTTCACGCTCGAGGGCCACCAGCCCGTGCCCTATGAAGGCGCCAAGGGCATCGGCGCGCTGCTCGAGGGCATGAAGCTCCTGCTCGGCTGGGAGCCGATCATGGAGCGCGGCAACATCATCGGGCTCTATGACGTCACCGGCGGCGGTGCGATTTCGCTCGAGCCGGGCGGCCAGTTCGAATTGTCGGGCGCGCCGGTCGAGACCGTGCATCAGACGCAGTCGGAGCTGATGGCGCATCTGGCGCAGGTGCGGGAGATCGCGACCCCGCTCGGCATCGGCTTCCTCGGTCTCGGCATGACGCCGTCCTGGTCGCGGGCGCAGATCCCCGTGATGCCGAAGGGGCGCTACAAGATCATGAGAAACTACATGCCGAAGGTCGGCAAATACGGCCTCGACATGATGTTCCGGACCTGCACGGTTCAGACCAATCTCGACTTCTCCTCCGAAGCCGACATGGTGAAGAAGCTGCGCGTGTCGCTGGCGCTGCAGCCGATCGCGACCGCGCTGTTCGCCAACTCGCCCTTCACCGAGGGCAAGCCCAACGGCTTCTTGTCGTTCCGTTCCGAGATCTGGCGCGACACCGACAATGCGCGCAGTGGCATGGTGCCGTTCGCATTCGAGGACGGCATGGGCTTCGAGCGCTATGTCGATTACGCGCTCGACGTTCCCATGTATTTCGTCAAGCGCGACGAGGAATATATCGACGTCGCCGGCTCTTCGTTCCGGGATTTCTTCGCCGGCAAGAATGCCGCCTTCCCCGGCGAGCGTCCGACCTTGTCGGACTGGGCCAATCACCTCTCGACGATCTTCCCCGAGGTGCGGCTGAAGCGTTATCTCGAAATGCGCGGCGCCGACGGCGTGCCGTGGGGCCGGCTGCCGGCGCTGCCGGCGTTCTGGGTCGGACTGCTCTACGACAATGACAGCCTCGATGCAGCCTGGGACATCGTCCGGCACTGGACCACGCCGGAGCGCCAGGCGCTGCGCGATGACGTGCCGCGTTTCGGCTTCAAGTCGCGGATCAAGGACCGCTATCTGTTCGAGATCGCCAAGGAGTGCCTGATCCTGTCGCATGCCGGATTGCGGCGGCGCGGCCGGATCGATCATCTCGGGCGCGACGAAAGCCGCTTCCTCGAACCGCTCGAGCGCATCATCGAGACCGGCCGCTCGCCGGCGGAGGAGATGCTGGAGAAGTTCAACGGTCCCTGGAAGGGCTCGGTGGAGCCGGCCTATCAGGAATACGCCTTCTAGAGCGGGATGGGGTTAGGTTGAATCGATTTGGGATTCCCAAATCGGTGTGTTTCTGATTCACCATGCTGACTGGGTTGGAGGCCAGCATGGATGGGCAAGCCTTATTCTCTGGATCTTCGCAAGCGAGTCGTGTCGGCGATCGAGGGCGGGATGTCTCGCAATCAGGCGGCCAAGCAGTTTGGGGTCGCGATCAGCACCGCAATCGGTTGGATGCAGCGGGTCGAGGAGACCGGCAGCGTTGAGCCTGGCCAGATGGGCGGTCATAAGCCGAGGGCGGTTTCGGGAGACCACGCGGCTTGGCTGTCGCAGCGGATCAAGGACGGCGATTTCACTATACGGGGGCTCGTTGCCGAGCTTGCTGGACGCGGCCTGAAGGTCGACTATCACTCGGTGTGGGACTTCGTGCACGCCGAGAAGCTAAGCTTCAAAAAAAAGCGTGGCGGCTGGCGAACGGGATCGACCCGCGGTCGCGCGGCGGCGAGCCCAGTGGACAAAATATCAAGGGCGCGTCGAAGCTGAGCGGCTCGTCTTCATCGACGAGACATGGACCAGAACCGATATGGCGCCTTTGCGTGGATGGGCACCGCGCGGGCACAGACTTCCTGCCACGGTTCCCCACGGTCGCTGGAAGACCATGACCTTCCTGGCGGCCTTGCGCCATGACCGGATCGATGCGCCATGGTTCATCGAGGGGCCGATCGATGGCGTGAGCTTTCGCACCTATGTCGAGAAGGTTCTTCTGCCTGTCCTTCGACCCGGCGATATCGTCGTCTTGGATAACCTCGGTAGCCACAGGAGCAAAGCAGTTCGCCAACTCATCCGTTCGGTCGGCGCCAAACTCTTCTTCCTGCCCAAATACTCGCCCGACCTGAACCCGATCGAACAGGTCTTTGCCAAGCTCAAGCATCTGCTCCGCAAAGCTGCCGCGCGAACCGTCGACGCGGTCTGCGCCGCAATCGGCCACGCACTCGACGCCTTCACCCCCGAGGAATGCGCCAATTACCTGAAAAATTCAGGCTATCGAACTTAATGCCATCACGCTTTAATCCCTGGCTAACCCCAATCCGGGCTCGAAACGCGCGCGGACGGCGGTGGTGTCGCACCCGCCGTTCATCAGCCGTACAGGTTCATGGCGTTCAAATGACGGCCCGCAGGATGCGCGGGGCCGCGCGAATTTGAAAGCAATCTCATGGGGATAGGCCGCCTCTTTAGGGCGTGTGTGGTGATGTTCGCGGTCTTTATGGCCGCTTTCGTCGCGCGCCCGGCATGGGCGCAGACCAATTTCGACCGTCCCGGCGGCGACTATCTGAACGCGCCCGTGACGTCGGGCGATCCCGCCGATTGCGCGCTCACCTGCGAGCGCGACCGGCGCTGCCGCGCCTGGAGCTTCAGCTATCCGAGCGACGTCAACAACGGCGCGGTGTGCTGGCTGAAGAATAGCGTGCCGCCGCGGGTGCAGGACGTCTGCTGCGTGTCCGGAGTGCGCGGCGCGGGCGTGGTCGAGCCGCGCAACGGCGCCGTCGAAACCTCGATCGACCGCCTCGGCGGCGACTACAAGAATTTTGAATTGAAGAGCAGCGACGGCGACGAGGCCTGCCAGGCCGCCTGTACCGCCGACAACAAGTGCCGCGCGTGGACCTACGCCCGGCCCGGCTATGCCGGCCGCGACGCGCATTGCTTCCTGAAAAAAGAGATCAAGCCGCCGCGCCGGAAGGCGGGCTTCACCTCGGGCGTGGTGCGGTGACGCCCCGTTGTCTCTGCACGTCGTCCCGGCCTTGAGCCGGGACCCATAACCAAAAATGCCGGTGTTTCGCGACGCTGGGGCCTCGATCCCGCCTGCAATTTCCTGCGGTGGTTATGGGTCCCTGCTTTCGCAGGGACGACAGGCTAACCCTGAGCCGCCGGCACGGTGATCTCCGGCCACCGTGCCTTCCACCGCGTAGCGGTGAGGAATTCATCCCGGGTCATGCTTCCATGTCTCTCCCCGTCATTGCGAGGAGCCAACGGGTCGCGCGAACGCGCGCCCGATGACAGGCTCCGCGACGAAGCAATCCATCGGTCCGTTATGCTGTGACATGGATTGCTTCGCTGCGCTCGCAATGACGGATGAGCGTTATGCCACCGTCGCATCGTAATCCCTGACCGCCTGCTTCGACGCCAGCGTCCGCCAGTGCCGGCGCAGCAGCGGTTCGACGGTTGAGCGCCTGGCCTTCGACAGGCGGATCAGCACCATCGGGTAGTCGCGGTAATGGTCGGTGAAATAGAACACTTTGGGCTGGCTTTCGACCAGCATGTCGCGTTCATCGGGCGGTACGCCCGGCATCACCAGGCTGTCGCCGTCTTCCTTCAGCCGCACCAGCATCTTCTTGCGCACCTTCAGCGCCGGCGTGCCGTAGGAAGAGCCGTCCTCGACCTCCGGCCACGCCAGTGCGATGTGCCTGATGTCGTCGAAGGTCACGGCTCCGCTCTCTCCCAAGGAAGGTTCTTTATCCCTGACGTCATGCCCGGGCTTGTCCCGGGCATCCACGTCGTTGGAAACCAGAAGGCAGGAAAGTCGTGGATGGCCGGGACGTAGGCGAGCGGAAGCGACGCCGTCCTTCGGACGGCTGTGCCCGGCCATGACGAAAGAGCGAGCGGCGCTTCACTGCACCGAGGTGAAGAAGCGCGCGAGGCGGAAGCCGGACAGCCAGGTCCAGACCGGCTGGCTGCGGATGCCCATGTCCCAGGAGCCGACCACGGCGTCGGCGCGGCCGATCAGATTGTCGATCGGCAACAGGCCAACGCCGCCGTCGCGCACCGGCACGCGGCTGTCGGCGGAATTGTCCCTGTTGTCGCCGAGCACGAACAGATTGCCCGGTGGCACCGTCACTTCGGCCGTGTTGTCGAGCCGGCCATTGTCGCGGATCTTGAAGATCGCGTGGCTGACGCCGTTCGGCAGGGTCTCGATATAACGGTAGGCGTCCTCGCCGCCGCCGCGATCGTCTTCGGCAAAGCCGGTGCCGTCGGGCTTCAGCGCCGCTGGATGATCGTTGATGAAGAGCTGACCCTGCCGCATCTGGATGCGGTCGCCGGGCAGCCCGACCACGCGCTTGACCCAGGCCTGCGAGCGGTCGCCCGGCCAGCGGAACACGACGACGTCGCCGCGCTTCGGCGTCTCGCCGAACACCCGGCCGGTTTCCGGCAGCGTGATCTGGATCGGCAGCGACGCCGCGCCGTAGCCGTAGGGAAATTTCGAGGCGACCAGCGCGTCGCCGATCAAGAGCGTCGGCTCCATCGAGCCCGACGGCACATAAAACGGCTCGGCGATCGCGCCCTTGGCGAGGAACACGACGGCCACGATCGCGGCCAGTTGGACGGCCTGCCCGCGCCAACTGGTCGGCTTGGCCGTCACGACTTCGTTTCCGCTGCTCACTAGCCCGTTCCTCCGACCGTAATCCGTTCCATCCGCAGCGTCGGCTGACCGACGCCGACCGGCACGCCCTGGCCGTTCTTGCCGCAGGTGCCGATTCCCGTATCCAGCGCAAGATCGTTGCCGATCATGGTGATCCTGTGGAGATCGGTCGGTCCATTGCCGATCAGCATGGCGCCCTTCAGCGGCGCGCCGAGCTTGCCGTTCTCGATCTTGTAGGCCTCGGTGCACTGGAACACGTATTTGCCCGAGGTGATGTCAACCTGGCCGCCGCCGAAATTGGCGGCATACATGCCGTTCTTCACCGAGGCCAGGATCTCGGCCGGATCGCGGTCGCCCGACAGCATGTAGGTGTTGGTCATGCGCGGCATCGGCACATGGGCATAGCTCTGCCGCCGTCCGTTGCCGGTCGGCTTCATGCCCATCAGCCGGGCGTTCTGGCGGTCCTGCATGTAGCCGACCAGAATGCCGTCCTCGATCAGCACGGTGCGGTTGGTCGGCGTGCCCTCGTCGTCGATTGAGAGCGAGCCGCGGCGTGACGCCATGGTGCCGTCGTCGACCACGGTGACGCCCTTGGCCGCGACCTGCTTGCCCATCAGGCCCGCAAAGGCCGAGGTCTGCTTGCGGTTGAAATCGCCCTCGAGGCCATGGCCGACGGCTTCATGCAGCATCACGCCGGGCCAGCCGGCGCCGAGCACCACGTCCATCTCGCCGGCGGGCGCCGGCACCGATTCGAGATTGACCAGCGCCTCGCGCAGCGCGCCGTCGGCGGCGTCGCGCCAGGCCTTGGTCTCGATGAAGCGGGCATAGCCTTCGCGGCCGCCATAGCCCTTGCTGCCGCTCTCCTGCCGGTCGCCCTGGCCGGCGACCACGGAAATGTTGACGCGCACCAGCGGGCGGATGTCGCGATAGCTCTCGCCATCGGGACGCAGGATTTCGACCACCTGCCAGGTCGCAGTCAGGCTGGCCGAGACCTGCCGCACCCGCGGGTCCTTGTCGCGGACGTAGGCGTCGATCTCGCCGAGCAGTTTCACCTTGGCCTCGAAGGCCGGCCCGTCCAGCGGGTTGTCGTCGCCATAAAGCTTGATGTTGGTG
It includes:
- a CDS encoding PAN domain-containing protein, whose product is MGIGRLFRACVVMFAVFMAAFVARPAWAQTNFDRPGGDYLNAPVTSGDPADCALTCERDRRCRAWSFSYPSDVNNGAVCWLKNSVPPRVQDVCCVSGVRGAGVVEPRNGAVETSIDRLGGDYKNFELKSSDGDEACQAACTADNKCRAWTYARPGYAGRDAHCFLKKEIKPPRRKAGFTSGVVR
- a CDS encoding MarR family winged helix-turn-helix transcriptional regulator codes for the protein MKRKLSSEATSAWIRLMRVPSRVLDCVEQDLKKAGFPPLAWYDALLELSRAPSGELRPVELERQMLIPQYSTSRLIDKLVDEGLAARRECKIDKRGQFVEITEAGRELQKKMWSAYSAAIDKHVGSKLSDADAARLCGLLDRLGCFCGDANETKNDSKAVPARDGAPAR
- a CDS encoding glutamate--cysteine ligase → MARDQIDMTPLQSRDELVAWLEAGVKPESEFRIGTEHEKTPFTLEGHQPVPYEGAKGIGALLEGMKLLLGWEPIMERGNIIGLYDVTGGGAISLEPGGQFELSGAPVETVHQTQSELMAHLAQVREIATPLGIGFLGLGMTPSWSRAQIPVMPKGRYKIMRNYMPKVGKYGLDMMFRTCTVQTNLDFSSEADMVKKLRVSLALQPIATALFANSPFTEGKPNGFLSFRSEIWRDTDNARSGMVPFAFEDGMGFERYVDYALDVPMYFVKRDEEYIDVAGSSFRDFFAGKNAAFPGERPTLSDWANHLSTIFPEVRLKRYLEMRGADGVPWGRLPALPAFWVGLLYDNDSLDAAWDIVRHWTTPERQALRDDVPRFGFKSRIKDRYLFEIAKECLILSHAGLRRRGRIDHLGRDESRFLEPLERIIETGRSPAEEMLEKFNGPWKGSVEPAYQEYAF
- the gstA gene encoding glutathione transferase GstA, which translates into the protein MKLYYSPGACSLSPHIALLEAGLPYDLIKVDLRAKKLENGDDFLQVNPKGQVPALALETGEMVTEGPIIIQMIADRVADRKLAPARDSNERYKLLEWLNYITTELHKNLGPMFAPALADDAKAFFKDRAMGKFKYVESQLAGREYLMGNQFTVADGYLFTMMMWANDRLGFDFSGLPNVTAYKARVAARPKVQEALKKEGLLKAA
- a CDS encoding MmcQ/YjbR family DNA-binding protein — translated: MTFDDIRHIALAWPEVEDGSSYGTPALKVRKKMLVRLKEDGDSLVMPGVPPDERDMLVESQPKVFYFTDHYRDYPMVLIRLSKARRSTVEPLLRRHWRTLASKQAVRDYDATVA
- a CDS encoding FAD-dependent oxidoreductase — translated: MAYKNFKFEVDADGIALVTWDIPDRSMNVFDDLSTQEIGEIIKQTTSDAAIKGVVITSAKEAFCAGADLSMLEGMNRSYAELLKEKGEEAANQMLFERSRQMSQAFRAIETSGKPWVAAINGLALGGGFEITLACHYRVAADNPKARLGLPEIKVGLFPGAGGTQRVPRLVQPQDAMTLLLKGEAVKVDRAKALNLIHAVVPATDLIKAAKDWIKSGGKAVAPWDEKGFKLPGGLVFSKAGMQMFPAGNAIYRRETYDNYPAARAIMSCVYEGLQLPIDAALRVESRYFTQVLRSKEAAAMIRSLFLSMQELNKGARRPANVPPTKVKKLAVIGAGFMGASVGYVSAQAGIDVVLVDRDQDSADKGKGHAKTVVDGQIAKGRMKQEAGDAILARISATSDYNAVSDCDLVIEAVFEDRKVKADTYAKAQPLLKSDAIFASNTSTLPINSLAEEFKDQGKFIGIHFFSPVEKMMLVEIILGKNTGDVALATALDYVRAIGKTPIVVNDSRGFFANRCVMRYISEGNEMLLEGVPPAMIENTAKMAGMPVGPLSLQDEVALDLGLKITKATEADLGPNAIDQAQKKLMVEMVEKQGRFGRKNGKGFYDYPEKGKGQKSLWPGLASLQPKQLDPDTLSVEELKQRFLVVQAVEAARTVEDHVITDVREADVGSILGFGFAPFTGGALSYIDFMGTKNFVALCHAFEKKYGSRFTPPKLLEEMAAKGETFYGRFPPKKQAA
- a CDS encoding IS630 family transposase (programmed frameshift); the encoded protein is MGKPYSLDLRKRVVSAIEGGMSRNQAAKQFGVAISTAIGWMQRVEETGSVEPGQMGGHKPRAVSGDHAAWLSQRIKDGDFTIRGLVAELAGRGLKVDYHSVWDFVHAEKLSFKKSVAAGERDRPAVARRRAQWTKYQGRVEAERLVFIDETWTRTDMAPLRGWAPRGHRLPATVPHGRWKTMTFLAALRHDRIDAPWFIEGPIDGVSFRTYVEKVLLPVLRPGDIVVLDNLGSHRSKAVRQLIRSVGAKLFFLPKYSPDLNPIEQVFAKLKHLLRKAAARTVDAVCAAIGHALDAFTPEECANYLKNSGYRT
- the tldD gene encoding metalloprotease TldD, producing MTNPATTSLLDRANLDRDAVRREVARGLEGADDGELFLEYGQTEALVFDNGRLKQATYDTSQGFGLRAVKDDAVGYAHSSDVSIPALIRAADAVAAVRGGYAGNFAAAPAHTNIKLYGDDNPLDGPAFEAKVKLLGEIDAYVRDKDPRVRQVSASLTATWQVVEILRPDGESYRDIRPLVRVNISVVAGQGDRQESGSKGYGGREGYARFIETKAWRDAADGALREALVNLESVPAPAGEMDVVLGAGWPGVMLHEAVGHGLEGDFNRKQTSAFAGLMGKQVAAKGVTVVDDGTMASRRGSLSIDDEGTPTNRTVLIEDGILVGYMQDRQNARLMGMKPTGNGRRQSYAHVPMPRMTNTYMLSGDRDPAEILASVKNGMYAANFGGGQVDITSGKYVFQCTEAYKIENGKLGAPLKGAMLIGNGPTDLHRITMIGNDLALDTGIGTCGKNGQGVPVGVGQPTLRMERITVGGTG
- the lepB gene encoding signal peptidase I — its product is MSSGNEVVTAKPTSWRGQAVQLAAIVAVVFLAKGAIAEPFYVPSGSMEPTLLIGDALVASKFPYGYGAASLPIQITLPETGRVFGETPKRGDVVVFRWPGDRSQAWVKRVVGLPGDRIQMRQGQLFINDHPAALKPDGTGFAEDDRGGGEDAYRYIETLPNGVSHAIFKIRDNGRLDNTAEVTVPPGNLFVLGDNRDNSADSRVPVRDGGVGLLPIDNLIGRADAVVGSWDMGIRSQPVWTWLSGFRLARFFTSVQ